The window tatatatatatatatatatatatatatatatatataagtaatacTGTTGTGAGTTACggctttttttcttcataattgTAAACCGGCGCTCACATAACTCCGGTATGAGACCATTACCAACCGCCAACTTACGAAGTCTTTTATGTCCATTTTATTACGTTTGGCCGAATGTCGATCCTTTTAAATGATGTAAGTATTACTTGTGTACATTGCACATTCATATTTCAGTGATGTCATGTCGTGGCACGAAGTTTCTTGTCACTTCTGAGTGTTTAACAAATCATGTGTATATGTTCACGCACTTGCAAATGGCGGTTATCGCCAAGTTGACCGTGATCTTCaagaattatatttattgtacatcCGGGTCACAGCTGTCAAACCTTTTAGCGTAAACACAACTAACTTTGGAAAACCAaagtttaaattataatttttttgtaggAACAGTAGTATCAGGGCCTGTCTGAGCGcatgacctactttccatgaccttgaccttgatgacgtcacggccttgtcaGGTGtcctcgtcctactgacccagCCCTGACcaacttagactggcctactgtaccgtgtgcaacgtcctactgacccgaccccgacctacttagactgaccctgacctacttagactggcctactgtaccgtgtgcttcgtcctactgacccgaccctgacctacttagaccggcccctgacctacttagtctGGCacgaagagtataaaaaggatagatacggtttaattgtcattcgctcgccgaaaacgatcagATCTACGTTCAATCCAGAGATAGCCTGCTCCACAAGTGATGAAGCGAGATGTcgtctagaacttggaactaacgtctacgtggtggccaagttatggaaaggggacacagctattcacataaggacatttgacagtgacaaggggaaaactttccccaccaagcgaggtattgtccttagtcttaaacagtggatcgaactgtgtggatgtaaaagccaaattgacgaaacaatttcagcattaaaccagGGGAAAGACGAAAAATTGTTCAGACACCTTGGTGCCAACGTCCAAGTCAGCGTCGACAAGAACTTTGctggggtggacctgcgtcagtggtggtggtgtgatgaaactaaatccgtgaaaccttcgaagaagggaatattcctttctctacaacaatgggagaaactgaaaggctgtttcacagtcatttgtgattttgtaccagagctgaactcgattgtgccctgcgccatgcaagacgatcatcaaaaccagatgggatttcttcagtgtaacttctgcaaccctaacgagtgtcaccagtggtgaacgagttttgttttggatgaactcgaaggtataaaagaataaatttatggtttacacttcatttgctttgtgactgtgctagagaacagacgtgttttatgattctgacattcttgtgtcttcttgcactctatctggaacgaagaagatggcatcgggatattcgagcagtgttaggagcagcagcagtagcgacgaggacgacatcttggtctgcaaatgttcagaaagacatacaatcaaaagAGTGGATACCAAACCAGAAGAACATTtcatggatcaaacggatgcttcCTGTGACGATATGGATGAAAATGAAGATGGTGAAATCAAAGAACCCATGGATCAAACAGATGCCGCTCGAGAATATAAAACAGACGCTGCCTGGGATGAAGAAGACTGCTCTTCGAGACGTTACCTGTTCTGCCATCGTCCTGAAATGCACCACGTCTACACGCGGATGCAGACATTTGGGTGGTGGCCCATACAGTTACGCCACAAACCGACGGACCTCGCCAgggccggtttcttctacacagGGGATCATGATGCCGTCatctgttactgttgtggactacgcgcctaccgatagcagagaatggacgacccagtgatggaacattacagactatCCCCGAGATGTCCCTATGTGAATAACGTCTTAAGACATTAACTGTTTCAAACACTTGTGAGACACTTGAATGTTTTTGACATAACTGTATGTTttgtgatatattttatgtactacatttttgttgtttagtaataaagTTTTGTGTTGTATCCTTccgttatttataaataacatgactTTGTGACATGTATGTCAGTTGAGAACCATGTCTCGGTGGGAAATGTACCTCGAGTCTATTTACTACGATGTAAAACATCCTGGGAGTTATGCAGGTCCTAGTAAACTGTATCAAGCTGTTAAAGCAGAGGCTAAATTTAAAATTCCTCTGACACGTATTAAATCATGGTTGAAAGGTCAAGAGACCTATACCATGACACATCAAGTGAGGCGAAAGTTTCCAAGTAATACCTATGTTGTGGAAGGGTTAGACAGTCACTGGCAATCCGATCTAATGGATATGGTGAGTTTGGCTAAATACAATGACGGGGTGAGATACCTCATGGTGATCATTGATCTGTTCTCCAGGTACTTGTGGGTGTTACCACTCAAGTCGAAAACGGGGAACGACTCAGGGTCAGGGTCAGAATACAAGAACCATAAGGTCAAAGCATTCCTGAAATCGCATGGCATAACGCAGCTGTTTGCTCTAAATGAAACCAAAGCAAGTTATGCCGAACGGGTCATTAAAACCATCAAAATGCGTCTCTATCGCTACATGTTAAACAACTGTACTTACAAGTACACGGATGTCCTAGAGAAGGTCATCTATAGCTATAGCCACACCAAGCATCGAATGTTAGGTCAAACACCAACCAGTGTCAACCAAACGAACGAAGGAGAGATCCGTCTGTCTCAGTACCTGATCAAACCTAAAAAGGCAATCCACAAAAAGAAGTTTATATTTAACATAGGTGATAAAGTACGAGTCAGTCATCTTCGGGGCACCTTTGATCGAGAATACCAAGAGAAATGGTCTGGCGAAATATTTACCATTGAGAAAAGGTACTGGTCTCAAGGTAAAGACTTGTACAAATTAAAGGACTGGGGTGGTGATGTCATCGAAGGGACATTCTATGCAGCTGAACTTCAAAAGGTGACTGAGAATCCTGATCAACTGTACCGTATCCAAGACATTGTGAAAAGGAGAACTCgtaacaaacagaaagaagtgTTGGTCAAATGGCTTCACTGGCCTAAGAAGTACAATTCGTGGATTCAAGAAGCAGACGTTGTTCGATATCAGACAGTATAAAAGacctcagcacatgtttgaCTTTTCATTATCATGGAAGAAATTGTAGAGACACAACCTCTGTCAAGAAGTCATTCGGGTGATACCTGGACATTTTTTGGTAAACGTGTGGCCAAATCGGAAACGGTATTTTTCTCTCAAATCATCATCATATACGCGGTGTTATTACGTGTATCATCAACTTATCTCTTCATCAAGGTAATTCTAACTTGTGGACAGCACTACTCAGCAGTAGCTTGGGTTATTTGCTGCCAAAGCCCAAGATCAAAACTAATAAGCACCATGGATAACTGCATTACCATTCGAAGTAGAGACAGCACGTCTTACTTTCCCGACAACACACACTGGTCTTTTAGAGTCAATCTATATGACAGACTACATCTCGGAAAAACGTGGGTGGTAGCAGCCACCGAAATCACCATTCAGAACTGGGAAGTTTCGAGAAAATCAGACAGCCATGACATTTACGTGTGTTCCAACATCTGCTACAGCTCACACGTTGGAGAAAGAAAGGAGCCCTTGCTGAGACGCATCTGTTTGATGGGGAATAAAAAGGAAAGATCTTTTGTGTTTCCAAACTATTACGTACCCATGAGCCTGGAAGATGTGCAGATCGTGGACATCTATATACAGGATGCAGATGGCAATCCAGCCTCATTTATCACGGGACCAGTGACTGTGACACTACATATAAAGCCGCAGCCCATTTGGTTTTGAAACATGGCTGAATACGttctaaaacattacaattatttaaaactgatgaCGAATATTCACGATTACCATATGACTCTGGGATTACGGAATTATATGAATGAAGAACAAATGTTGGCCTTGGTGGAGATCGTTCAAGGGTTGCTGGACGGACGTATTCACGTCGGAGCAGGACAGAAACGTCGAATTTTACAGTCTAACAATGAATATCTGAACATGATGAAAATGCTCTTATCACCTGCCGTGATGAATAGAACTAGAAAacgtatattgaaacaaaacacccctttgTTAGCCTTCATTTTGGACGACAGTCACCTGGATCAGATCAAAGCAAAAACCGTATGGTCAGTGGTCACGGATAGCTGGAGATATGCAGGATCTCTATAAATAGGATGTCTGTCAAAAACCATCATCATTAgagatagaaccttcagaggagcaacatgtcagaccagtacaagctGTACGTTCCCGACGTAGACAAGTGGACCCATTTCTACAAACTGAAGgcacaaggcaaacttcaacctcacttcgaaattcaacgtggtgggtaaagtcagatcatgtacagtgtggatcgatgtctagaactctacgatcccacgtggaaaaaagaaaaagaggaacagaacaaaccCCCGGCACCCAATGTTGTCATTATCTCCCCAACGCAACAGGTGGTGGAACAAGCCAAGGCCGATCTGAAACGAAAACGAGAACAGAGTGGCGTGGAACAAaaacgacgagagcagactgggcaaaaacggcacaaacatttctgagaagactataaaagggggcatggcaatttcaacatcgccagttcacgtcgaacacttcaGCAGTCAACAAcatgaatcagtgtcacatttgcgagaaaaaaatatgtttggacccacgacctaactcggcacgtacgaaataaacatggactcttggaatctgaaaataagtcttcccagcagcagcagcagcagcagcagcagcagcagcagcagcagcagcagcccctaagattgttacatccgtccacttcgtgtggaaagacatttttgttgtacaaactgctaaggaatggtaaaatccagccgcctccccagcgcatcacctggctctacaaacgatggcaacccctctatgatacgatcaaaatggttgctcgagtgaaatttgttcaaggcatacccaagaatttggaaaaggatcgttatttggattcgagagtcagaaatctcatcgtgttagacgacctgatgtctacagctggaaaagaccctcgcatcaccgacctgttcacagaaggaagtcaccacagaaacctctctgtgattgccatcaaccagaacctgtatcacagtaaggacccgacacagagaagaaactgtcattgcctggcactgttcaacaaccccatcgacaagcagcaagtcctaaccttggcacagcagatgtatcctggaaatactcgtcatttcatgcagcggtttgaggaagctacccacaggccctaaagatatctcttggtggacttgaaaccgaccacgcccgaacattggcgccttcgacctaatggtttagagacggggccgtccgaatggtataaaagcacgaacgtaacggcgaatgtctcagaagagttgcagccaccgacggagaaagagctctacatgcaaatcatgcaaagaaacgcattcaaaagaaaactaccaggcatacccgcctacgaaagtgacgacgaagaagaagatgaggtggAACCCtgtctgaaaaaagtcaagaggatgcagtcttccgatacgtgtggtctggtctttaaagacggaagcgacttggagcgacacgtgaaaacgtgcgaggagggaatgaaaaagaagaagagatgTCGCCCGACCTGGTGAACGAAGGCATTCGTCgcatggtggaacgtgaattcaacatcaatcatgactatatcgaaagcaagaaaaaacgctacgaagaaaaaaacatgtcccaagatgccatcgaaagaaacatgaagactttacaaaggaagttatttaaagacacgtactctcgctttctgacctatatgcatttgacaaaggccccaacacgagGAAACTTCTACAGTCTGTGAATCTAGACAGAAATgtcagaccacagattcgttctaaattaaatttatatcgttcctggatcggcgaatattttgACGAAgtagacgacgacgataccgatgatgatgatactgatgatgaggcCGAAGATGAAGTGAAATGAACActaatattattcacatgtcgccttTAAGGcgtctcgatgtaacccaatgggtgccccattttatatatgtgtcagtgatttgtaatttagaaataaatgaaaaaccaaaccattgcgtttattttttgtgttttttactctatgactagatttgtgattggatatttctaccatTACTtgatagtagcaagagctgtgtgtacaagacagaacataccacgacctttgatataccagacataatacactggctGTACtggcttgtactctagggaaatacttgtgtttaaaatgcagttaaaagatcatatgttaggttggagcgttgagttgcagtcacgcgttctttcttcaaatcaatgggctggggtgtttcacacacacacacacacacacacacacacacacacacacacacattccttttttcctttaacaaacattcctttcttctccttaacacgtatgcctttctttttaacaaacatgcctttcttcgagacaaatatgtctttcttttcctatgactaaaagaaaagaaaatatttgtgttcaattaatctttattttacaaggaaggaaatgttttatttactcaatatattttattttacggttatacggacatatggttaaggaccaaacatatatttaggtaggaaacccgctgtcgccacttcatgggctactctttttgaataACAACAATGGATcctacaccatctcacagacaggatagtacataccacggccgttgtccagttgtggagcactggctggatatagcccaatgggcccatcgacggggatcgatctcagaccgaccgcacatcgagggaacactgagttacgtcccgtccccacagggttattaTAAGCTGCTTAAAaaatcgtaacataataaataaataaacaaacaaataaataaaaacaaataaatacacttttaataactaactcataataataaaactattaggAAAAGGAACTCAATACcctcaaaaatgtattttaaaaaacccagaaaaatcCCCAGGAGTGtttgaatgaatgtgtgtgatagGTATGACCAGTGTCTCTCTGCTCAAAacgatggacggatggatgtaggcactgtgttttgttttgactacaatatatattgccaatgatttgaaaatttcaaatttcactgtGAATACTGGGAAAAACATGTGTCAAGTAAATCCACTGTTTATCAGTCATGCCTAATTGTGGGGACCATGCAAATTACATTGATCACCTGTTGCAAAATTGTTAGATGTGTACATGATGGGTAGCATTGAACCATTGAACAACACAATCTCTGTATATTTAATAGGTTACATCCACATAtactgactaaaaacaaaattacaatacaCCTCTAAAGGCATACTAGTTTTAAATCTTCTCTGTATACATGGTACAGTTTTAAAGAGTAAATGTCGTTATATATGAgtgtgaatatatatgtaccctaaaatataatataaactaattaaacTACTGTTTAAACATGAAAtgttaaatttcaaaacaacCTACCTATACAGACCCCCGCCCTACAAGTGATATATAGGCTGATTGTACAAAGGTGAAAGGAGGCTGCTTAAAAACATTCGTaacgtaataaataaataaataagcaaacaaataaataaaaacaaataaataaactgtaaattatttttaaaaaattaaaataatacaaaaaaatgtaatttcccCACTTCTAACTTCTAGTTCCTAAGAGTATTGCCACCAACAATAAAAtaggataccaccgcttcccggatgtaagcAGTTATAACCATTCAACATTCAGTgtgctaaaattaaacacactacctcgcgagtccttagaagtggttttgtttaacgacaccactagagcaccttgatttatgaatcatcagctattggatgtcaaacatattttggacagttttagagaggaaaccctctacactttcccattagtagaaagggatcctacacttcccacagacaggatagcacgggcgttgctaagtacgaCGGATCGGGGTCGGGCTAAATAGGTCAGGACTAGACTAAGTAGGTtgggggccggtctaagtaggtcggggtcgggtcagtaggacgttgcacacggtacagtaggccagtctaagtaggtcaaggtcagtctaagtaggtcagggccgggtcagtaggacggtgCACACgacacagtaggccagtctaagtaggtcagggtcagtctaagtaggtcggggccgggtcagtaggacgaggtcacgtaacaaggccgtgacgtcatcaaggtcaaggtcacggaaagtaggtcatgaccctCAACAGGCTCTAATACTACTAGGAACATGAATGAGATTAGAATTTactgtatatgtttatttagaTAATTTATTGAGGTATTAGTTTACACTAGTAATAGGGAAGTCGGGTGTACTTTTAGCGTGACTAGCCTTACCCAGCCAAACAGGGGGCGGGGCTTAGTTCGCTGATTCAGCCGGCTCCGCTGATTCAGCGCCGTTGATTTCGGCTCTCTGATTTTGGTTGTTTTAGACGTGATCACCCTCTCAATGCCCTGATTTAGCACGCTGATTTTACCAGCAAGCTGATTTTACCAGCACGCTGATTTTTCGCTGATTAGCAACAGTTATAAAAAGGCAGCGTTTAAAGTGCTGCTCCAGATGTATGGTGTATTAGgctatatcaatcaacatattatttaatatgattagaacatttaaaaaaaagtataaaaacattatataccggtatattttccatttaaaaatattcccctgaaaaacataaccagctgaattcgtttcgggaatttccgtaagatttgatccgtgacatcacgaagggaactcctttcgatagtcagcgccattgttcattgcttcttgtgtgtttattatggctAAAAagcgtgttgttggcggctgtagcaatacaaaagccgatacatttagtcttcacgcatttcctagtaatgttgctgtgagaaagctgtgtttgaatatgattaaaacaacgtggaaagACTGGGCAGGAAGgaaatgccggagaccgttgcgacagcagacactttagtttcgattcgtccgaactggcttgtcgaCTTAAGCGacatatgggaataccatgtgttatggcttttaaaacaaagatgccgtaccaacaatttttctgagACACAAAACAAAcgacaacaagccgacgccatccacatCGAAACGAtcttggggtgcatatcgtcaacgtcccaaactgcgttatgcttcaaactccggccagtttgttttctcatgcacggttcgtgcaatcaaccagatcagatttgttgtcgtttgcatctcgttcatttgtgaggtttttctttacagttcgagaacattttcattaacaataaagttcagacaagtaagtatctaaagcctagtccgtcccatcctacaaaaaagttaatgtttgtttttatttgttttgtatgcaacttagaaaacaatcggctcagaaataaataacttgtaaactccatagtatgaaaaaaggcgttccctatgagacagactataaatacattaaattaattttcctgtaccttcccacagagaacaccttttttcatactatgaaatgtactacaagttatttatttctgagccgactgttttcacaactgcacacaaaaaatagtatatttttgttatttccaaaacacttttactttttttttctttttttttaacgtcaaatcaaactgaaattattcacaaaaaaaacatctttatagagggatgggacggactaaaatcgtttttgtttatttcttaaaattagcgatatcgggtccacttgactcgtagaattcaagtgttatttatcgtcttttctacatcacaagtattagaacatacattgtagcaaaataattctcACGAAAAgctaaataacaaaacaagtatacaagttgtaaattagtggtaagctgtctccacgaccatttttattgtcatctgtcaggccggtgattcttcggaagatgttccatgttcaaactgatacggcattatttgttgtgttgcacacatattagtccagtcgtcatcactacactattcatcattgaaagaagaatcgcatgatagttgagcttggcagtcgctatcggtcccactttcgcttgcgctggaagtcatctcgtggtaggtttctgtaaagcgagttcccttcatgacgtcacggctatttacaggcaaatgtttttaccgagaattttactctgtcgtttccggcagtgttctacgggagtgatgttttaaaacttttatggggcattttcgtaattattgatttacatatcggtgtaaaatattattgcaatgaattaggaaggcatttaattgtggaatttgaaattttagtatATGGTCTAGAAAAGCACTTTAACGCTGGTCCACAGTCTGGCTTTACCCTTAAATTAGGTGGGTTGGgacccattttgtttattttctaaaattgtgGGTTTTAAAATAAAGAGTTGGGATTTGATAATAAGTAGCATCAATAaacatgataattatatttggcaataataattaattagaaatttaatatttagatATAGGTTAGCCTTCAATAAACTGAGAGCCCAGAAGTGCTATGGCATTTACTGTGAAACGTTAACATTGAGATATAAAGTGTCTTGGACATAAGTGATATTATTCCGAGATAGGAATGTGTAGTCTACTGAGTTAGAACTATTGAAATAGAAGTTCAAGTGTAATGTAATATTGCTAAAGTAGTGAAAAGTGAGATAGTTCACTTGGCGTATAAGAGAAGATAGAATAGAAGTAGAGAAGAGTGAGAAGTATTGAAATAGAACTTTCagtgtagtttaatatattgctgaAATAGTGAAAAGTGAGATAGTTCACTCAGTGTATAAGAGGAGATAGAATAGAAGTAGTGAAGAGTGAGAAGTattgaaataaaacttttagtgtagtttaatatattgctgaAATAGTGAAAAGTGAGTTAGTTCACTCAGTGTATAAGAGAAGATAGACTAGAAGTAGTGAAAAGTGAGAAGTATTGAAATAGAAGTTAAAGTGTCATTTAATATATTGCTGAAGTAGTGAAAAGTGAGGTAGTTCACACTGTGTATAAAAGAAGATAGTTTAGAAGTAGTGAAGAGTGAAAAGTGAAATATAGTTGAAATAGTTGTGGGTGATGTAATGCCACCAAACTGAATTTATAGTGTCCAAATGGTGGTTGAGGGTGGTGTAGTGCCACCCTGTGTAGTTTATGGTGTTTAAGTAGTAGCTgagggtgatgtagtgccaccctgtgtagttattattgtattgaatgaatgcatgaatgtttaacaacaccccagcacgaaaaatacatcggctattgggtttcaaactatggtaatgcaaacaaataaagtgatgatcaacatcaatataaaaattcaagctttaaataaaaacacagtgtaaagaactgtgcaaaaatacaaatataacagatagatactgacgttTACTAAAAAatgttgtgctgtattggccattctcaaagagaatgttacacccatGCACCACGGTTGAgattacagcacgcgcaggggttatagtattaaagtgacagagaGTGATGTAGTCCCACTCTGAGTAGATAAGTATAGCACTCACGTAGTAGGAGGTAGTGAGAGACAGTATTAGAGATAGTGTAGAGAACTGTAGTATTAAAGataaagcaatatattaaactagcACATCTTAAGTTAGAGTATAAGTAAATAGAAATTTAGTTATACTGGAAATAGTTGTGTAGTTGCATAATGTagtttagtaataaaatacatgaagGTAACCTGAATACTACTTACCTTAATGAATACGTATAGCCAAAACAATGTTagtttttaataacatttaatgacaAATCGGTCATTGTGTATTACTTGAAAGTGCTTGTTTATAGCAAATACtgaattatatacaaataatgtagTGAAGTGCAAGAAGCATTTTATTGAGACTGTTGGAAAACTATTTACCCTTGTTGTTACATAATACATGATTGAACTTTACACATTTGTTGTGTCATCTTTGCCTTCTATAGTTATTTAGGAGTTTATTACCAGCCATTCACAAAACATTCAGAAGCTCGGTTCTGAGTTTACGTAGCCGCGTCTTTGAGGCGATGTTGACTGGACCCATGGCTGAGCAGGGCAGCATTGTGATACCGGAAGTAGATCCTTATGTCTTTGAGAAGTTTCTTACGTAAGAACTGTATTAGATTGCATaagcatgcatacatacatttgtatcAGTGATAGTGTGTACTACGGAGCAAACATAATAACTGCAATTAAATGCACTGCATCGAAGTTAATTTGTGTGTCTTTTAATCACATATGAAACAATTTTCGtctgtttttgtctgtttgtctatctaTTTCTCTATCTCACCCTGTGTGTGTGGGGGCGTCATTTGCTAAAGAAAAGTGGATGGGAGGGGGCTGTTTatgacaaacatttttgttgagCCACCGCCGTTCACCCAGAACAAACAGATGTCTTTCGTGCATTCTGGTCGAATGTATGGGATACAATATATTACTGCGTGATAATGTGAAAATTAtactaaaatacattataaactactgaaaattaacctttaactaatttttataaattgcaCAGATTTATGTATACGAAGATGATCGTTTCATTTTCAActtaaatatagaattatagTCCATCCTAtccttttattatatatttatttatttttcaaataatatctgtttggtttcacgtaaaacaaatgtaaacaatTGTAGGtgcaaacacccccccccccccccccccccccccccctacgcCCAGAGAATATGTTTATGCACTTACATTTACcgcaaaatatgttttagctGACAAGCTTTGTTTGATGTCATGGAATATTATAACGTAATCCCACACACACGATTCGAGTCGCTACGACAAATCTAATAATAAGAACGCCGCTTTAGTGGCCTTTCTATTTGTTACCTGTAtataaggaaagaaagaaagaaatgttttatttaacgacgcactcaacacattttatttatggttatatggcgtcagacatatggttaaggaccacacagattttgagaggaaatataacatcaaattacctcttattttaCAGTTCAACATTATCCACTCCCATTCGGAACAAGCCAgcgttttgaattaaacattttgaaacaaaaaagcaagtGGCTTCCtgcaaataatgtttatattggAACAGC of the Gigantopelta aegis isolate Gae_Host chromosome 12, Gae_host_genome, whole genome shotgun sequence genome contains:
- the LOC121385896 gene encoding uncharacterized protein LOC121385896 codes for the protein MSRWEMYLESIYYDVKHPGSYAGPSKLYQAVKAEAKFKIPLTRIKSWLKGQETYTMTHQVRRKFPSNTYVVEGLDSHWQSDLMDMVSLAKYNDGVRYLMVIIDLFSRYLWVLPLKSKTGNDSGSGSEYKNHKVKAFLKSHGITQLFALNETKASYAERVIKTIKMRLYRYMLNNCTYKYTDVLEKVIYSYSHTKHRMLGQTPTSVNQTNEGEIRLSQYLIKPKKAIHKKKFIFNIGDKVRVSHLRGTFDREYQEKWSGEIFTIEKRYWSQGKDLYKLKDWGGDVIEGTFYAAELQKVTENPDQLYRIQDIVKRRTRNKQKEVLVKWLHWPKKYNSWIQEADVVRYQTV